In Colwellia sp. M166, a genomic segment contains:
- a CDS encoding TIGR04219 family outer membrane beta-barrel protein produces MMFKNAFVATLAALFTASVQADTVGLYLGGQIWQSEFTGGFGKESALIDFNYKNEQQSSFFVAVEHPFPLLPNLRISYTNFDTSSQTNSTKEFSFTEGTSQIVHETRIDSDVETRFNVGYVDYTLYYQLLDNRSFSLDLGLTARNFDGAITVTEDITTVNDWSDIFGNPYTFTRNDIFTNEIKTNDIEPMLYIASNIGLPLTGLSVFAQGDFLLKGDRTISDYQVGLMYDLIDSQMIDFNVTFGYRTVKMEFKSSEDLFSDSEIKGVFISMIAHF; encoded by the coding sequence ATGATGTTTAAAAATGCTTTTGTAGCAACGCTTGCTGCACTTTTTACGGCTAGCGTACAAGCAGATACTGTAGGTTTATATCTAGGCGGCCAAATCTGGCAAAGTGAATTCACTGGAGGGTTTGGTAAAGAAAGTGCACTAATTGATTTTAACTATAAAAATGAACAACAAAGTAGTTTCTTTGTTGCCGTTGAGCACCCTTTTCCTTTGCTACCAAATTTACGCATTTCGTATACTAATTTTGATACCAGCAGCCAAACTAATTCAACGAAAGAGTTCAGCTTCACTGAAGGTACGTCTCAAATCGTTCATGAAACTCGTATTGATAGCGATGTTGAGACCCGTTTCAATGTCGGTTATGTCGATTACACGTTATATTATCAATTATTAGATAATCGTTCCTTTTCATTAGACTTAGGTTTAACTGCCAGGAATTTTGATGGTGCTATCACGGTTACTGAGGATATTACGACGGTTAATGATTGGAGTGATATATTTGGTAACCCTTATACATTTACACGTAACGATATTTTTACAAATGAAATAAAAACTAACGATATTGAGCCTATGCTCTATATTGCCTCCAATATTGGCTTGCCGCTAACCGGGCTCAGTGTATTTGCCCAAGGTGATTTTTTATTGAAAGGTGACCGTACAATTTCTGACTATCAAGTTGGCTTAATGTACGATTTAATTGACAGCCAGATGATAGATTTTAACGTGACCTTCGGGTATAGAACCGTGAAAATGGAATTTAAAAGTTCAGAGGATTTATTTAGCGACTCTGAAATTAAAGGTGTTTTTATCAGCATGATTGCACACTTCTAA
- a CDS encoding GFA family protein gives MYIGKCLCGEIEIKITGEISDIIHCHCSLCRKNSGTAFATNGFINVTDFEITLGKDNLSQFSFKPGRNRHFCARCGSPVYSSNEQDPSRYRIRLGILDSDIIERPISHNFVSSKANWEELDAKLPKYDLFEPNRK, from the coding sequence ATGTATATTGGAAAATGTTTGTGTGGTGAAATCGAAATAAAAATCACAGGTGAAATCAGCGATATTATTCACTGCCATTGTTCTTTATGTAGAAAAAATAGTGGAACTGCCTTTGCAACTAATGGATTCATCAATGTGACTGATTTTGAAATTACATTAGGTAAAGATAATTTAAGTCAATTCTCTTTCAAACCGGGTAGAAATCGACACTTTTGTGCTCGCTGCGGTTCACCTGTTTATAGTTCTAATGAACAAGATCCCTCTCGTTACCGGATAAGACTGGGAATTTTAGATTCTGATATTATTGAACGACCTATTTCTCATAACTTTGTTTCGTCAAAAGCAAACTGGGAAGAATTAGATGCTAAGTTACCAAAGTATGATTTATTTGAGCCTAATCGGAAGTAA
- a CDS encoding acetyl-CoA C-acyltransferase, translating to MSTQDPIVIVAAKRTPMGGFMGGLSAVSATTLGATAIRGAMQAANLSNDQVDEVIMGCVLPAGLKQAPARQAALEADLDLSTACTTINKVCGSGMKAAMQAHDALLAGSIDIAIAGGMESMTNAPHLLPKGRSGIKMGHGQVLDHMMTDGLENAYDGVAMGCFAQETADQSAFSREDMDAYAIRSLERANAAIASGAFVNEIAPVTIKSRRGDSVFDIDEQPGNARPDKIPSLRPAFKKDGTITAANSSSISDGAAALVMMKLSEAKKRGLTPLCKIVAHATNSQKPAEFTVAPVGAMQKVLAKANWTAADVDLFEINEAFAMVTMLGIKALDLDVEKVNVNGGACALGHPLGASGARIMVTLIHALKNRGLSKGLASLCIGGGEATAIAIEMM from the coding sequence ATGTCAACTCAAGATCCTATCGTTATTGTTGCTGCTAAACGTACCCCTATGGGTGGTTTTATGGGCGGTTTATCAGCAGTTAGTGCTACCACTTTAGGGGCCACGGCTATTCGTGGTGCTATGCAAGCGGCAAATTTATCCAATGATCAAGTAGATGAAGTGATCATGGGTTGTGTATTGCCTGCTGGCTTAAAGCAAGCACCTGCACGCCAAGCTGCATTAGAAGCCGACTTAGATCTTTCTACGGCTTGTACCACAATTAATAAAGTTTGTGGCTCAGGTATGAAAGCGGCAATGCAAGCACATGATGCATTATTAGCAGGTTCAATTGATATCGCTATTGCTGGTGGCATGGAAAGTATGACCAATGCGCCGCATTTATTACCTAAAGGGCGTTCAGGTATTAAAATGGGGCACGGTCAAGTACTTGATCATATGATGACAGATGGTCTTGAAAATGCTTATGACGGTGTTGCCATGGGTTGTTTCGCACAAGAAACTGCTGATCAGTCAGCATTTAGCCGTGAAGATATGGATGCTTACGCGATTCGTTCTTTAGAACGTGCCAATGCCGCGATAGCTAGTGGTGCATTCGTTAATGAGATAGCGCCAGTAACGATTAAATCTCGTCGTGGTGATTCGGTTTTCGATATTGATGAGCAGCCAGGTAATGCACGTCCGGATAAAATTCCTAGCTTGCGTCCAGCCTTTAAAAAAGACGGTACTATTACTGCCGCTAACTCAAGCTCAATCTCTGATGGCGCCGCGGCATTAGTTATGATGAAGTTATCAGAAGCAAAAAAACGTGGTTTAACACCACTCTGTAAAATTGTTGCACATGCAACTAATTCGCAAAAACCTGCAGAATTTACCGTCGCCCCAGTAGGCGCTATGCAAAAAGTTTTAGCGAAAGCTAACTGGACAGCAGCAGACGTTGATTTATTTGAAATCAACGAAGCCTTTGCCATGGTAACTATGTTAGGTATTAAAGCATTAGACTTAGATGTTGAAAAAGTGAATGTTAACGGTGGTGCTTGTGCACTAGGTCATCCGTTAGGTGCTAGTGGCGCACGTATTATGGTGACATTAATTCACGCCTTGAAGAATAGAGGCTTAAGTAAAGGCCTAGCATCGTTATGTATTGGTGGTGGTGAAGCGACGGCGATCGCAATTGAAATGATGTAA
- a CDS encoding CoA transferase subunit A: MAGFDKVVSSYEEAMAGLEDNMTVIAGGFGLCGIPENLISEIKRKGTKGLTVVSNNCGVDDFGLGILLPDRQIKKIIASYVGENAEFERQMMNGELEVELTPQGTLAEKMRAGGAGIPAFYTATGYGTPVAEGKEEREFDGRHYILEPAIKGDFAIVKAWKADRYGNLVFRKTARNFNPLAATAGKITVVEVEEIVEPGELDPDHIHTPGIYVNRLILGTFEKRIEQRTVRSDA; this comes from the coding sequence ATGGCAGGATTTGACAAGGTAGTGTCAAGCTATGAAGAAGCGATGGCGGGTCTTGAAGACAATATGACGGTAATTGCTGGTGGTTTTGGATTATGTGGCATTCCAGAAAACTTAATTAGTGAAATTAAACGTAAAGGCACTAAAGGCTTAACTGTAGTTTCAAATAACTGTGGCGTTGATGATTTCGGCCTAGGTATTCTACTTCCTGATCGTCAAATCAAAAAAATCATTGCCTCGTATGTTGGCGAAAATGCAGAATTCGAACGTCAAATGATGAACGGTGAACTTGAAGTTGAATTAACCCCTCAAGGTACATTAGCCGAAAAAATGCGTGCTGGTGGTGCTGGAATTCCTGCTTTCTATACTGCCACAGGTTACGGCACCCCCGTTGCTGAAGGTAAAGAAGAGCGTGAATTCGATGGTAGACATTACATTTTAGAGCCAGCAATTAAAGGCGACTTTGCCATTGTCAAAGCATGGAAAGCCGACCGTTACGGTAATTTAGTGTTTAGAAAAACGGCGCGTAACTTTAACCCGTTAGCTGCAACGGCCGGTAAAATTACCGTGGTAGAAGTCGAAGAAATTGTTGAGCCAGGTGAGTTAGACCCTGATCACATTCATACCCCGGGTATTTATGTAAACCGCTTAATTTTAGGCACATTTGAAAAACGCATTGAGCAGCGCACTGTTCGCAGCGACGCATAG
- a CDS encoding carboxyl transferase domain-containing protein codes for MAKIISKINPRSPEFIENAAHMQLQVDDLKVKLEEIKLGGGERSRERHLSRGKLLPRDRVYALLDSGSAFLELSQLAAYEVYDDNVPAAGIITGIGRVGGQECIIVANDATVKGGTYYPLTVKKHLRAQTIAQENNLPCIYLVDSGGANLPNQDDVFPDREHFGRIFFNQANMSAQSIPQIAVVMGSCTAGGAYVPAMADESIIVKEQGTIFLAGPPLVKAATGEVVSAEDLGGADVHCRTSGVADHMAQNDHHALEIARSAIGNLNRLKPVQMAIKAVAEPTYATEEVYGIVPKDARQPFDVREIIARVVDGSEFDEFKALYGTTLVCGFAHIYGYPVGIVANNGILFGESAQKGAHFIELCAQRKIPLVFLQNITGFMVGQQYEAGGIAKHGAKMVTAVATAQVPKFTILIGGSFGAGNYGMCGRAYDPRFLFMWPNSRISVMGGEQAAGVLAQVKRDQKEKRGEQWSEQEEADFKQPIIDDYEHQGHPYYASARLWDDGVIDPADTRQVLGLAISASLNKPIEETKFGLFRM; via the coding sequence GTGGCTAAGATAATATCGAAAATTAATCCCCGCAGCCCTGAGTTCATCGAAAATGCTGCTCATATGCAACTGCAAGTTGATGACTTAAAAGTTAAACTCGAAGAAATAAAGCTTGGTGGCGGTGAGCGCAGTCGCGAACGTCACTTATCGCGCGGCAAGTTACTGCCAAGAGATCGTGTTTATGCCCTACTCGACTCTGGCTCTGCATTTCTAGAGTTATCACAATTAGCCGCTTATGAGGTATATGACGATAACGTTCCTGCCGCCGGTATTATCACCGGTATTGGCCGCGTAGGTGGCCAAGAATGTATTATTGTTGCTAACGATGCGACCGTTAAAGGTGGTACTTATTATCCACTTACCGTTAAAAAGCATTTACGTGCCCAAACCATCGCGCAAGAAAACAACTTACCTTGTATCTACTTAGTTGATTCAGGCGGTGCCAATCTTCCGAATCAAGACGATGTTTTTCCTGATAGAGAACATTTTGGTCGTATTTTTTTCAATCAAGCCAATATGTCAGCGCAAAGCATTCCGCAAATAGCGGTTGTTATGGGCTCATGTACCGCAGGTGGCGCTTACGTTCCTGCCATGGCCGATGAATCAATTATTGTTAAAGAACAAGGCACTATCTTCCTTGCAGGCCCGCCATTAGTTAAAGCCGCGACCGGTGAAGTGGTGAGTGCTGAAGATTTAGGCGGCGCAGACGTACATTGTCGCACCTCTGGTGTGGCTGATCACATGGCACAAAATGATCACCATGCATTAGAAATTGCGCGTAGTGCGATTGGTAATTTAAATCGTCTTAAGCCAGTGCAAATGGCCATTAAAGCAGTGGCTGAGCCTACATATGCCACAGAAGAAGTTTACGGTATCGTACCAAAAGACGCTCGTCAGCCTTTCGATGTGCGTGAAATTATCGCTCGCGTGGTTGATGGCAGTGAATTCGACGAATTTAAAGCCTTATACGGCACAACTTTAGTCTGTGGTTTTGCACATATCTACGGTTACCCTGTCGGTATTGTTGCTAACAATGGGATATTATTCGGTGAATCAGCGCAAAAAGGCGCTCATTTTATCGAACTTTGTGCACAACGAAAAATTCCACTGGTATTTTTACAAAACATCACCGGTTTTATGGTCGGTCAACAATATGAAGCCGGTGGTATCGCAAAACACGGCGCTAAAATGGTCACTGCGGTTGCCACCGCACAAGTACCAAAATTCACTATTTTAATTGGTGGTAGCTTTGGTGCCGGTAACTACGGCATGTGTGGTCGAGCTTATGATCCTCGCTTCTTATTTATGTGGCCAAATTCACGTATCTCTGTGATGGGTGGCGAACAAGCCGCCGGCGTATTAGCACAAGTAAAACGTGACCAAAAAGAAAAACGTGGTGAGCAATGGAGCGAGCAAGAAGAAGCTGACTTTAAACAACCGATTATTGATGACTACGAACATCAAGGTCACCCTTATTATGCTTCAGCCCGTTTATGGGATGATGGCGTAATTGACCCCGCAGATACACGTCAAGTGCTTGGCTTAGCTATTTCGGCATCATTAAACAAACCGATTGAAGAGACCAAGTTTGGTCTGTTTAGAATGTAG
- a CDS encoding isovaleryl-CoA dehydrogenase, translating into MISTFSSMNFNLGETVDMIRDTVNAFARDEIAPRAAQIDIDNEFPNDLWRKFGDLGLLGMTVDEQYGGSGLGYLEHMVAMQEISRASASVGLSYGAMSNLCLNQLNKNGSHEQKAKYLPKLCTGEHIGALAMSEPNAGSDVVSMKLSAKKQGDKYILNGNKMWITNGPDANVFIIYAKTDTSAGSKGITAFIVERDYPGFSRHQKLDKLGMRGSNTCELVFQDCEVPAANILGEEGKGVRVLMSGLDYERLVLTGGPLGIMDACMDLVVPYIHDRKQFGQAIGEFQLIQGKVADMYTQMNAAKSYAYLCAMAADRGETTRKDAAGVILYSAELATKMALDAIQLLGGNGYINEFPAGRLLRDAKLYEIGAGTSEIRRMLIGRELFNESV; encoded by the coding sequence ATGATTTCTACTTTCTCATCAATGAATTTTAACTTAGGCGAAACGGTTGACATGATCCGCGATACCGTCAACGCATTTGCTCGTGACGAAATTGCGCCGCGTGCAGCACAAATAGATATTGATAATGAATTTCCTAACGACTTATGGCGCAAGTTTGGCGACTTAGGTTTATTAGGTATGACAGTAGATGAACAATATGGTGGTTCTGGTTTAGGTTACTTAGAGCATATGGTTGCTATGCAAGAAATTTCACGTGCATCTGCCTCTGTAGGCTTAAGTTACGGTGCTATGTCTAACCTATGTTTAAACCAGTTAAACAAAAATGGTAGCCATGAACAAAAAGCTAAATACTTACCAAAGCTTTGTACGGGCGAACATATTGGTGCATTGGCGATGTCTGAGCCAAATGCCGGTTCTGATGTTGTTAGCATGAAGCTTTCGGCTAAAAAACAGGGCGACAAATACATTCTTAATGGCAACAAAATGTGGATCACCAATGGTCCTGACGCCAACGTATTTATTATCTATGCCAAAACCGATACCAGTGCTGGCTCTAAAGGTATTACTGCCTTTATCGTTGAACGCGATTACCCTGGTTTTTCTCGTCATCAAAAACTCGACAAATTAGGGATGCGTGGCTCTAATACTTGTGAATTAGTTTTCCAAGATTGTGAAGTACCTGCCGCAAATATTTTAGGTGAAGAAGGCAAAGGTGTTCGCGTATTAATGTCTGGTTTAGATTACGAACGTTTAGTGCTAACCGGCGGTCCGTTAGGCATTATGGATGCCTGTATGGATTTAGTTGTGCCCTACATTCACGACAGAAAGCAATTTGGTCAAGCTATTGGCGAATTTCAATTAATTCAAGGTAAAGTTGCTGATATGTACACGCAAATGAATGCAGCAAAATCTTATGCTTATTTATGTGCCATGGCAGCCGATCGCGGTGAAACCACGCGTAAAGATGCCGCCGGTGTTATTTTATATTCAGCAGAACTTGCAACAAAAATGGCACTAGATGCGATTCAGTTACTTGGCGGTAACGGTTATATCAACGAATTTCCTGCGGGCCGTTTATTACGTGATGCTAAGTTATATGAAATTGGTGCCGGTACCTCAGAAATTCGTCGTATGCTGATAGGTCGTGAACTATTTAACGAATCAGTTTAA
- a CDS encoding acetyl/propionyl/methylcrotonyl-CoA carboxylase subunit alpha, whose protein sequence is MFTKILIANRGEIACRVIKTARKMGILTVAVYSDADADALHVNMADEAIHIGGSPSRESYLLSEKVIEAAKRTGAQAIHPGYGFLSENAGFCRMCAAEGITFIGPPVAAIEAMGSKSAAKNIMEAAQVPLVPGYHGDDQSEAVIKKAADDMGYPVLLKATAGGGGKGMRQVWSEDEFSEGFAAAKREAKSSFGDDTMLVEKYLTQPRHVEIQVFCDNHQNAVYLFERDCSVQRRHQKVIEEAPAFSMSEELRAKMGESAIKSAQAIGYQGAGTVEFLLDIDGSFYFMEMNTRLQVEHPVTELITGQDLVEWQLRVAAGEVLPKAQHELKITGHAFEARIYAEDPNNDFLPATGTLDFLQPPVESEFVRVDTGVRQGDEVSVFYDPMIAKLIVWDENREKALQRMAKALSEYRISGVTTNIDFLYNLATSAPFVNADIDTGFIEKNQAIIFHESEQVLAGELPMAALYLVLSQAHQAQLNAAKNNDPFSPWNMTNAWRLNEASIHHMVLAHNGSEYPIIVEQKRQGSGSYYLITVDGQTVDCQGRIDKDTLYVSIDGYRSHATIAKNGTQISLYHQNGVFNFTHILPDCGDNSSDDNHGGLVAPMNGTMVAVLVKAGDTVTADQPLMIMEAMKMEHTIRAPSNGVVDTIYYNEGDMVDGGAELIAFSAEEA, encoded by the coding sequence ATGTTTACTAAAATACTAATTGCCAACCGCGGCGAAATTGCTTGTCGTGTTATTAAAACGGCTCGTAAAATGGGCATTTTAACTGTCGCTGTTTATTCTGATGCTGATGCTGACGCTTTACATGTCAATATGGCTGATGAAGCTATTCATATTGGCGGCTCGCCTTCTCGTGAAAGTTACTTGTTATCTGAAAAAGTCATCGAAGCGGCTAAACGTACAGGCGCACAGGCTATTCATCCAGGTTACGGTTTTCTTTCAGAAAATGCCGGTTTCTGTCGCATGTGTGCGGCTGAAGGTATTACCTTTATTGGTCCTCCAGTTGCCGCAATTGAAGCCATGGGCTCAAAATCTGCTGCTAAGAACATAATGGAAGCTGCTCAAGTACCCCTTGTGCCTGGCTACCACGGTGATGACCAATCAGAAGCCGTTATTAAAAAAGCTGCTGACGATATGGGTTACCCAGTTTTACTAAAAGCGACCGCTGGTGGCGGTGGTAAAGGTATGCGTCAAGTATGGAGTGAGGATGAATTTTCGGAAGGCTTCGCTGCGGCTAAACGTGAAGCTAAATCTTCATTCGGCGACGATACTATGTTGGTTGAAAAGTACTTAACACAACCACGCCATGTTGAAATTCAAGTATTTTGCGATAATCACCAAAATGCCGTTTACCTTTTTGAGCGCGATTGTTCTGTACAACGCCGTCATCAAAAGGTAATTGAAGAAGCTCCAGCCTTTAGCATGAGTGAAGAACTTCGCGCTAAAATGGGTGAGTCCGCGATAAAATCTGCTCAAGCCATTGGTTATCAAGGTGCAGGTACGGTTGAATTTTTACTTGATATTGACGGCTCATTTTACTTTATGGAAATGAACACCCGTCTACAAGTAGAACACCCTGTTACTGAATTAATTACTGGCCAAGACTTGGTTGAATGGCAACTACGCGTAGCTGCTGGTGAAGTTTTACCTAAAGCACAACATGAACTAAAAATTACTGGTCATGCGTTTGAAGCTCGCATTTATGCTGAAGACCCAAATAATGACTTTTTACCTGCAACCGGTACCTTAGATTTCTTACAACCGCCGGTAGAAAGTGAGTTTGTTCGTGTTGATACTGGTGTTCGCCAAGGCGACGAAGTGAGCGTGTTTTACGATCCGATGATTGCTAAGTTAATTGTTTGGGATGAAAACCGTGAAAAAGCTTTGCAGCGCATGGCAAAAGCGTTATCTGAATATCGTATCAGTGGTGTTACCACCAACATTGATTTTCTCTACAACTTGGCGACCTCGGCGCCGTTTGTTAACGCCGATATCGACACCGGTTTTATTGAGAAAAACCAAGCGATTATTTTCCATGAAAGTGAACAAGTGTTAGCTGGCGAGTTACCAATGGCAGCATTATATTTAGTATTGTCGCAAGCACATCAAGCACAGCTTAACGCGGCGAAAAATAATGACCCGTTTTCACCTTGGAACATGACTAATGCTTGGCGCTTAAACGAGGCCAGCATTCATCATATGGTATTGGCGCATAATGGCAGCGAATATCCAATTATTGTCGAGCAAAAGCGTCAAGGTAGCGGCAGTTACTATTTGATCACTGTTGATGGACAAACGGTAGATTGCCAAGGTCGCATCGATAAAGATACCTTATATGTCAGCATTGACGGTTACCGCAGTCATGCAACCATCGCAAAAAATGGCACACAAATTAGCCTTTATCATCAAAATGGTGTTTTTAACTTCACGCATATTTTACCTGATTGTGGTGACAACAGTAGCGATGATAATCATGGCGGTTTAGTCGCACCAATGAACGGCACTATGGTCGCGGTATTAGTCAAGGCAGGCGATACCGTCACTGCAGATCAACCGCTGATGATCATGGAAGCGATGAAAATGGAGCACACTATTCGTGCGCCAAGTAATGGCGTTGTCGATACAATTTACTATAACGAAGGTGATATGGTTGACGGTGGTGCTGAATTAATTGCCTTTAGTGCCGAGGAAGCATAA
- a CDS encoding enoyl-CoA hydratase/isomerase family protein, whose amino-acid sequence MFTPRHIKSPSEKVLFDVDSNGVATVTMNNPDKHNAFDDTIIAALSQLFNDIAQCDDIKVMVLASTGKSFSAGADLGWMKRMASYSYQENLSDANALAQMLKNLNFLPQPTIAKVQGAAFGGAVGLASCCDIVLASEKASFCLSEVKLGLIPATISPYVVNAIGQKASRRYFQTAERFFADKAQQLGLVDEILPVADLDAAVEKMTQTLLANGPLAVRQAKQLALDVAYQDIDETLIDMTSERIAAIRVSSEGQEGLTAFFEKRQPTWQAALTPQNVSQKKLLNKGEG is encoded by the coding sequence ATGTTTACACCCAGACATATAAAAAGTCCAAGCGAAAAAGTCTTGTTTGATGTTGATAGTAACGGCGTAGCAACCGTTACCATGAACAACCCTGATAAGCATAATGCCTTTGATGACACGATTATTGCTGCCTTAAGTCAGCTATTTAATGATATTGCTCAATGTGATGACATCAAGGTGATGGTGCTTGCGTCAACCGGAAAAAGCTTCTCTGCTGGTGCTGATTTAGGCTGGATGAAGCGTATGGCCTCTTATTCTTATCAAGAGAATTTATCTGATGCAAACGCGCTCGCCCAAATGTTAAAAAATCTTAACTTTTTACCACAACCTACCATAGCCAAAGTACAAGGTGCAGCGTTTGGTGGTGCAGTCGGTTTAGCCAGTTGTTGTGACATTGTATTGGCCAGCGAAAAAGCTAGCTTTTGTTTAAGTGAAGTTAAATTAGGGTTAATTCCAGCCACCATTAGCCCGTATGTAGTGAATGCCATTGGTCAAAAAGCCAGTCGACGTTATTTCCAAACTGCTGAGCGATTCTTTGCTGATAAAGCCCAACAGTTAGGGTTAGTTGACGAAATACTACCAGTGGCAGACTTGGACGCTGCAGTGGAGAAAATGACACAAACATTACTCGCAAATGGCCCGTTAGCGGTGCGCCAAGCTAAGCAATTAGCACTTGATGTCGCTTATCAAGATATCGATGAAACACTGATTGATATGACCAGTGAACGTATTGCGGCAATCCGCGTATCAAGCGAAGGTCAAGAAGGCTTAACGGCATTTTTCGAGAAACGCCAACCTACTTGGCAAGCTGCATTAACGCCACAAAACGTTTCACAAAAAAAATTATTAAATAAAGGCGAAGGATAA
- a CDS encoding MerR family DNA-binding transcriptional regulator → MSNKNPVTYSIGELAREFDITTRSIRFYEDQGLILPTRKGQTRIYNQRDRVRLKLILRGKRLGFSLAETGRLFELYDADKSSATQLKTIMDLISTKKNDLNQQLEDIQAVLIELTGLEKNCQNALASIDT, encoded by the coding sequence ATGAGCAATAAGAATCCAGTCACCTACTCTATTGGCGAATTAGCCCGAGAATTTGACATTACTACCCGCAGTATACGTTTTTATGAAGATCAAGGCTTGATACTGCCAACTCGTAAAGGTCAAACAAGAATTTATAACCAAAGAGACAGAGTTCGACTAAAGTTAATTCTGCGTGGTAAACGCTTAGGGTTTTCATTAGCAGAAACCGGTCGTTTGTTTGAACTTTATGATGCTGACAAATCAAGTGCGACACAATTGAAAACCATTATGGATTTAATTTCTACTAAGAAAAATGATTTAAATCAGCAACTAGAAGATATACAAGCGGTATTGATTGAGTTGACGGGCTTAGAAAAGAACTGTCAAAACGCATTGGCGTCTATCGATACATAA
- a CDS encoding hydroxymethylglutaryl-CoA lyase: protein MTNLANSLLPTQVKIVEVGPRDGLQNEKVQISAEDKIALIEQLADAGVNYIESGSFVSPKWVPQMATSSDVFNGIKRKEGVTYAALTPNMKGFEAAMAVNVNEVAIFGAASEAFSQKNINCSIEESLQRFEPIMQAAKAANIRVRGYVSCVVGCPYDGFIEPEQVAMVAEKLYNMGCYEISLGDTIGVGTPTSVAKMIQAVNTRVPMNKLAVHFHDTYGQALTNIYTALQAGVMVVDSAIAGLGGCPYAKGASGNVATEDVLYLLNGLGIDTGIDFDKLLAAGWFISDKLGKAPVSKVSTAYRAK from the coding sequence ATGACTAACCTAGCAAACTCTTTATTGCCTACTCAGGTAAAAATTGTTGAAGTAGGACCACGGGATGGCCTGCAAAACGAGAAAGTACAGATTAGTGCTGAAGACAAAATAGCTTTAATTGAGCAGCTGGCTGATGCTGGTGTCAACTATATTGAAAGCGGTAGCTTTGTTTCACCTAAATGGGTGCCACAAATGGCTACGTCTAGCGATGTTTTCAATGGTATTAAACGCAAAGAAGGTGTTACGTACGCAGCATTAACTCCTAATATGAAAGGCTTTGAGGCGGCAATGGCAGTTAATGTCAATGAAGTTGCAATTTTTGGCGCCGCATCCGAAGCTTTCAGTCAGAAAAATATTAATTGTTCAATCGAAGAAAGCTTACAACGCTTTGAACCGATAATGCAGGCAGCAAAAGCAGCAAACATTCGGGTACGCGGTTATGTTTCATGCGTTGTTGGTTGTCCATATGATGGTTTTATTGAACCTGAGCAAGTGGCTATGGTTGCAGAGAAACTCTACAACATGGGCTGTTACGAAATATCGTTAGGTGACACGATTGGTGTTGGCACTCCGACGAGCGTAGCTAAAATGATCCAAGCGGTAAACACACGTGTGCCGATGAATAAATTAGCGGTACACTTTCACGATACGTATGGCCAAGCGTTAACAAACATTTACACGGCATTACAAGCCGGTGTTATGGTGGTCGATAGTGCTATTGCAGGTTTAGGTGGATGCCCATATGCTAAAGGTGCATCAGGTAATGTTGCCACCGAAGACGTTTTATATCTGCTTAATGGTTTAGGTATAGATACCGGTATTGATTTTGACAAGCTATTGGCCGCAGGTTGGTTTATTAGTGACAAATTGGGTAAAGCGCCAGTATCGAAAGTGTCAACGGCATACCGTGCTAAATAG